In Plasmodium gaboni strain SY75 chromosome 7, whole genome shotgun sequence, the following are encoded in one genomic region:
- a CDS encoding putative alpha/beta hydrolase, whose amino-acid sequence MGNTLSNSTLFRPTEPSYDDELKNLIYIPELMNIDVNKFWNDKTYEIFNKEENIKELHNKKFPALFLYYSKDLKSKHTIMYFHSNSCDLGQIYDELNHLHEHLHANILAIEYVGFGLCYLEGSTNQYNINRRALAAYNFLKSLNIKNENILLFGRSIGTGVASKLAYNLKLIGVSLAGIILHSPYISIEKLVEDYFTYSSYFIENIYDNYKNLSFLSNNNDSDIPLLLIHGKEDEIIHVSHSEYLMKNLNNKFKQASYPTDSYHNYYYVIDDLGIPIKIFLQTLSKSKNAKCVDINIPKAYFYRELIYYRINGLDETFKRLNEDEKNKKTNDKKTTKEESPKESSKDIFKDICSIDKLTKKKDSKKKDKKDKNTNITCTNIINNNLSNDVTIKNITNHNITNKEQEYTDQSTQKNNNTCSEKGDSIYSIIKNKYIKNTHENNFKKNYTSSKKHYNKNDEEKKKSNIKENNVMHKKDENKFSKQKEGDIKKNKNIEKYNIEENFNKKSKETKNTKNTKNAKTSKGYTNMSNKNHDKYIINEEKKKKKKNINNINKVTSSSSKKNFNDHYENNLFDKWDGKIYCTKNKKEIEESDEQNEFKTNVEQNISSCESNQRNKKGTNDDNKKNIYIKECNIYDINSIYNNKKKQEIFDYDNDNINTFKRNLSSGNLDKDKNNTLYNEKYKDEHPKHVYEENKKFPIINYKINDFKYYIKNNIINKEKIDNIVEVVINNLNEKK is encoded by the exons atggGAAACACCTTGTCCAATTCAACCTTATTCCGCCCAACCGAACCAAGt TATGATGATGAACTGAAAAATCTTATATACATCCCCGAATTAATGAACATTGATGTCAACAAATTTTGGAATGACAAAACGTATGAAATATTCAATAAGGAAGAGAATATAAAAGAActtcataataaaaagttTCCAGCtctatttttatattatagtAAAGATTTAAAAAGTAAACATACAATAATGTATTTTCATAGTAATTCCTGTGATCTAGGACAGATTTATGATGAACTTAATCATTTACATGAACATTTGCATGCCAATATTTTGGCTATAGAATACGTAGGATTTGGGTTATGTTATTTAGAAGGTTCAACTAACCAATACAATATTAACAGAAGAGCATTAGCTGcttataattttttaaaatcactaaatattaaaaatgaaaatattttattatttggTAGATCTATAGGTACAGGAGTTGCTAGTAAGTTAGCATATAACTTAAAATTAATTGGAGTATCCTTAGCTGGAATTATTTTACATTCtccatatatatcaatagAAAAATTAGTTGAAGATTATTTTACTTATTcttcttattttattgaaaacatttatgataattataaaaactTATCTTTCCTAAGTAACAATAATGATTCAGATATACCActtttattaatacatGGGAAAGAAGATGAAATTATTCATGTCTCTCATTCAGAATATTTAATGAAGAATTTGAACAACAAATTTAAACAAGCTTCTTATCCAACTGATTcatatcataattattattatgttataGAT gATCTTGGAATTccaataaaaatattcctACAAACCTTAAGCAAATCAAAGAATGCAAAATGTGTTGATATTAATATTCCCAAAGCTTATTTTTATAGAga ACTCATATATTACCGAATAAATGGCTTGGATGAAACATTCAAAAGGTTAAATGAAGACgaaaagaataaaaagACAAATGACAAAAAGACAACTAAAGAAGAGTCACCTAAAGAATCATctaaagatatatttaaagatATATGTTCCATTGACaaattaacaaaaaaaaaagactccaaaaaaaaagacaaaaaagataaaaacACAAATATAACTTGTACTAATATAatcaataataatttaagTAATGATGTAactataaaaaatataacaaatcATAATATCACAAATAAGGAACAAGAATATACAGATCAAAGtacacaaaaaaataataatacatgTTCTGAAAAAGGGGATTCAATATATAGTATTAttaagaataaatatataaaaaatacacatgaaaataattttaaaaaaaattataccTCATCAAAAAAACActataataaaaatgatgaagaaaaaaaaaaatcaaatattaaagaaaacAATGTAATGCACAAGaaagatgaaaataagTTTTCAAAACAAAAGGAAGGtgatattaaaaaaaacaaaaatatagaaaaatataatatagaagaaaattttaataaaaaaagtaaagaaacaaaaaatacaaaaaatacaaaaaatgCAAAAACCTCAAAAGGATATACAAACATGtcaaataaaaatcatgacaaatatataatcaatgaagaaaaaaaaaaaaaaaagaagaatattaataatataaataaagttacatcatcatcttcaaaaaaaaatttcaatgatcattatgaaaataatttatttgataaatGGGATggtaaaatatattgtaccaaaaataaaaaagaaatagaAGAATCGGatgaacaaaatgaatttaaaacaaatgttgaacaaaatatttcttcCTGCGAAAGTAACcaaagaaataaaaaaggaactaatgatgataataaaaaaaatatatatataaaagaatgtaatatttatgatattaatagtatatataataataaaaagaagcaagaaatatttgattatgataatgataatattaatacatttaaaagaaatttatCATCCGGTAATCTAGACAAGGACAAAAATAATACcttatataatgaaaaatataaagatgAACATCCTAAACATgtatatgaagaaaataaaaaattccctattattaattataaaataaatgacttcaaatattatatcaaaaacaacattattaataaagaaaaaattgaTAATATTGTTGAAGTGGTAATCAATAActtaaatgaaaaaaaataa
- a CDS encoding hypothetical protein (conserved Plasmodium protein, unknown function), whose amino-acid sequence MICLIFYVLFVLLLQDIILWKNINVKCYLKRNESSYIKSNLNLIDNYVIRKNFFFLNNKSCWRYKDKGNEYETKLKYTHMDIKNRNRKYKLNMNTKNIVKEVVKDIQGVWKFFLPVYIMDREFKRSKDINPDENYNDINKNTYDNNDEEDNDNDDNNNNNSNTNDEMNDDVNNNNNIYDLEDNENTDMDINNKNNSDDENNLNLLRGERLQPLPMFVYNYENIVSASDWTYAYWSNEYLEKNIFECTIKIINKMNSKYMILLQGYLFLSDVNALSDRNIRLVPAQIFTNIFLAHNDNVDESSSLIPPNVKVYDKNGNEVKDVLSILEKKVPEFKNEKKKIESFLGIKKWKYLGISTAYKIVGEGKNMFNINHMLTGKDENIFYNIMDFDTINNNYNKQGFTYLKEVFNSYFHKPSNETFSLIMKNLQEKSINGPF is encoded by the exons ATGATTTGCTTGATATTTTATGTTCTTTTCGTTTTATTACTACAagatataattttatggaaaaatattaatgttaagtgttatttaaaaagaaacGAATCTAGCTATATTAAGAGTAATTTGAATCTTATTGATAATTATGTAATAAgaaagaattttttttttttgaataataaatcatGTTGGAGATATAAGGATAAAGGAAATGAGTACGAAACGAAATTgaaatatacacatatgGATATTAAGAATAGAAATAGAAAgtataaattaaatatgaatacaaaaaatattgtaaaAGAAGTTGTTAAAGACATACAAGGTGTTTGGAAGTTCTTTTTACCTGTATATATAATGGATAGAGAATTTAAAAGATCTAAAGATATTAATCCAGATGAgaattataatgatataaataaaaatacatatgaCAACAATGATGAGGAggataatgataatgatgataataataataataatagtaatacAAATGATGAAATGAATGATgatgttaataataataataatatatatgatttagaagataatgaaaatacagatatggatataaataataaaaataattcagatgatgaaaataatttgaatTTATTAAGAGGTGAAAGATTACAACCATTACCTATGTTTgtttataattatgaaaatattgTTTCAGCCTCTGATTGGACTTATGCATATTGGTCAAATGAATATcttgaaaaaaatatttttgaatgtactataaaaataataaataaaatgaatagTAAGTATATGATTCTTTTACAAggatatttatttttatcagACGTTAATGCCTTAAGTGATAGAAATATACGATTAGTTCCAGCACaaatatttacaaatatttttctagCACATAATGATAATGTAGATGAATCATCTTCTTTAATACCTCCAAATGTAAAAGTATACGATAAAAATGGTAATGAAGTCAAAGATGTTTTAAGTATTTTAGAAAAGAAGGTACCagaatttaaaaatgagaaaaaaaaaatcgAATCATTCTTAGgtataaaaaaatggaaGTATCTAGGTATTTCTACTGCTTATAAAATAGTAGGagaaggaaaaaatatgtttaatataaatcatatgTTAACTGGaaaagatgaaaatattttttataatattatggATTTTGAtactattaataataattataacaaacaaggatttacatatttaaaGGAAGTCTTTAATTCTTATTTTCATAAACCTTCCAATGAAACGTTTTCTTTAATCATGAAAAAT TTACAGGAAAAATCAATCAATGGCCCATTTtaa
- a CDS encoding putative RNA-binding protein, translating to MNNNENKNNEINRLTKDNTAISTTTTSTYKNNDIIADEQKQCCYYIYVNNISYGPYSIDQVIQMLNEKRINSMTFIFKNGDSNWKYLYNDDILKKYIYNNNMMDSTYLENIKSDKTENKNNEENQNDNKIHNNKDGTHTNNIEHIKINQHDNYSQNHNNHSNQMMTNQEDELERIRKREKKKRYLERKKEKIEKGLCDKKIKNSSIYITGLPNDVTKEEIYEVFKKAGIIKIDTERNEPQIKIYYDDNNNIKGDALVNYVYTQSVDMAIKYFDNFFFRQNCIIHVEKAQFNNKKKEVIKISKEDILKKKKKIKAAKMEQLRLQRGGEIYTGTKKKIVVFRNVFSYEDAMKYDEGDSFYDFIKNMVEMEIKKYVPVHKVYPIPKHPHGIVCVKFKGVEEAETIVACFNDIELNGKKLEVYFYDGKQDFKSQCLPPKNKEEYHLQNMNSNEDLNEDTKDDKHPQTLFNPNLKSFHEWIDNQSEDEEHEIMVE from the exons ATGAATAATAAcgaaaataaaaataatgagATTAACAGATTAACAAAAGATAACACTGCTATTAGTACTACTACTACTAGTACTTATAAgaataatgatattattgcggatgaacaaaaacaatgttgttattatatttatgtaaaCAATATTTCATATGGTCCATATTCAATAGATCAAGTTATTCAAATGCttaatgaaaaaagaataaaCTCAATGAcattcatatttaaaaatggAGATAGTAATTggaaatatttatataatgatgatatattaaaaaaatatatttataataataatatgatgGACAGTACatatttagaaaatattaaaagtGATAAAActgaaaataaaaataacgaagaaaatcaaaatgataataaaatcCACAATAATAAGGATGGTACACAcacaaataatatagaacatataaaaataaatcaacATGATAATTACTCCCAAAATCATAATAACCATAGTAATCAAATGATGACGAATCAAGAAGATGAATTAGAAAGAATAAGAAAAAgagaaaagaaaaaaagataccttgaaagaaagaaagaaaaaattgaaaaagGTTTATgtgataaaaaaataaaaaatagttctatatatattacagGATTACCTAATGATGTAACAAAAGAAGAAATTTATGaagtttttaaaaaagCTGGAATAATTAAAATCGATACAGAACGTAATGAACCacaaattaaaatatactatgatgataataataatataaaaggaGATGCACTAGttaattatgtatatacaCAAAGTGTAGATATGGCCAtcaaatattttgataattttttcttcagACAAAATTGCATAATTCATGTAGAAAAAGCGCAATtcaataataaaaaaaaagaagttattaaaatatccaaagaagatatattaaaaaaaaaaaaaaaaattaaagcAGCAAAAATGGAACAACTCAGGTTGCAAAGAGGAGGAGAAATATATACAggaacaaaaaaaaaaattgtagTTTTTAGAAACGTTTTCTCGTATGAAGATGCAATg aaATATGATGAGGGAGATTCATTTTatgattttataaaaaatatggtTGAAATG GAAATCAAAAAATACGTACCAGTTCATAAAGTATATCCAATACCG aaaCATCCTCATGGAATAGTATGTGTTAAATTCAAAGGTGTAGAAGAAGCAGAAACGATCGTTGCG tGCTTTAATGATATTGAACTTAACGGGAAAAAATTGGAggtttatttttatgatgGAAAGCAAGACTTTAAATCACAGTGTTTACCTCCTAAG AATAAAGAAGAATACCATTTACAAAACATGAACAGTAATGAAGACTTAAATGAGGACACAAAAG ATGACAAGCATCCACAAACTTTATTTAATCCTAATTTGAAATCTTTTCAT GAATGGATTGATAACCAAAGTGAAGACGAAGAACATGAAATTATGGttgaataa
- a CDS encoding signal recognition particle subunit SRP9, with the protein MVYAGSWNDFIHTTRNIISKSPDKTRYVIKLHRPSETIIVKVTDNNNSIMYKLDKNDNMKKIEELNSLFLMWGTSENTNEPFPLKMNKITDKGTTDQKMKKTK; encoded by the exons a tGGTTTATGCAGGGTCGTGGAATGATTTCATTCATACCACAAGGAATATTATTTCAAAATCTCCAGATAAA aCAAGATATGTGATAAAATTACATAGACCTAGTGAAACAATTATAGTAAAAGTTAcagataataataat AGTATTATGTACAAGTTAGATAAgaatgataatatgaaaaaaatcGAAGAACTTAATTCTCTTTTCTTAATGTGGGGAACTAGTGAAAACACAAACGAACCATTTCCTCTTAAAATGAACA AAATCACTGATAAAGGAACTACAGACcaaaaaatgaaaaaaactaaataa